One stretch of Euphorbia lathyris chromosome 7, ddEupLath1.1, whole genome shotgun sequence DNA includes these proteins:
- the LOC136200738 gene encoding serine/threonine-protein phosphatase 7 long form homolog, with product MHSHIDAALITAFVERWQPDTSSFHMPFGEMTILMHDVWEILRIPVDGAMVTADATVDELKECVMDLFGATRVELDARHYASGGIRAASVMERCGGDRIPETQAIAWTWLMLGSTLFVDKSGDRIRPSCLLEVQDSAAGAVGLSWGSAALAYLYRHLGIATRGDCGQMTGCMTLLQSWIYEYFPCFRPHREAVTVDPDLPRASLWPSISMEKSDERLRAFRARLDVLTADEVMWMPYGPDAITETPRTLYSGWIRYRDVIEPYMPGRCLRQLGHVQTIPRPILQPSKAVRPWTSLKYRVEVPAVMVQGIWDSFPQSSVLILSVFTPAHTPSDCEDQYMHWYTRHSHPRLLPEIVAPGPAVYTRSNSEIWVSRLSGWGETVLDHMSHLDEDAAIVYRQSLEEIMDAWHLAK from the exons ATGCACAGTCACATAGATGCTGCACTGATCACAGCATTTGttgagcggtggcagccagacacgtcatcatttcacatgccatttggcgagatgaccattttgatgcatgatgtgtgggagatattgcgcatccccgtagatggtgccatggtgactgctgatgcgactgttgatgagcttaaggagtgcgtgatggatttgtttggggCGACTCGGGTTGAGTTAGATGCCCGTCATTATGCTTCTGGTGGTATACGAGCCGCTTCCGTCATGGAGCGCTGTGGAGGTGATCGGATTCCTGAGACCCAGGCTATAGCTTGGACGTGGCTGATgctcggttccaccttgttcgtagacaagagtggtgaccgcatccgaccttcttgtctgttagaggtgcaggactcggcggctggagccgttggactttcttggggatcagctgcactagcatatctataccgtcatcttggtattgctaccagaggagattgcgggcagatgacgggttgtatgacattgctccagtcctggatttacgagtattttccttgcttcaggccacatcgagaggcagttacagttgacccggatcttcctagggcttcgttgtggccatctatatcgatggagaagagcgatgagcggttgagagcatttcgtgcccggcttgatgtgttgacagcagatgag gtcatgtggatgccgtatggcCCTGATGCCATTACTGAGACCCCGAGGACTCTATATTCTGGATGGATACGGTATcgggatgtgatcgagccgtacatGCCGGGGCGATGCCTTCGACAGCTTGGACATGTGCAGACCATTCCTAGACCGATATTGCAGCCTTCTAAGGCTGTTCGCCCATGGACCAGTTTGAAGTATCGTGTAGAGGTGCCAGCTGTGATGGTGCAGGGTATTTGGGACTCTTTTCCCCAGTCGTCCGTCCTTATACTGTCTGTATTCACTCCAGCACATACTCCATCAGATTGTGAGGATCAGTACATGCATTGGTACACCCGTCACTCACACCCTCGTCTACTTCCGGAGATTGTTGCACCCGGACCGGCTGTTTATACTCGCTCGAACAGTGagatt TGGGTTAGTCGATTATCTGGCTGGGGTGAAACTGTGCTGGATCACATGAGTCATCTGGACGAGGATGCTGCGATTGTATATAGGCAGTCGTTAGAGGAGATTATGGAtgcttggcatttggccaagtga